In a genomic window of Streptomyces koelreuteriae:
- the tuf gene encoding elongation factor Tu, giving the protein MSKTAYVRTKPHLNIGTMGHVDHGKTTLTAAITKVLADRGSGTFVPFDRIDRAPEEAARGITINIAHVEYETDTRHYAHVDMPGHADYVKNMVTGAAQLDGAILVVSALDGIMPQTAEHVLLARQVGVDHIVVALNKADAGDEELTDLVELEVRDLLTAHGYGGDSVPVVRVSGLKALEGDPRWTASVEALLDAVDTYVPMPERYLDAPFLLSVENVLTITGRGTVVTGAVERGTVRVGDRVEVLGASVETVVTGLETFGRPMEEAQAGDSVALLLRGVARDVVRRGHVVAAPGSVVPGRRFTAQVYVLSAREGGRTTAVSSGYRPQFYIRTADVVGDVDLGEGGVARPGDTVVMTVELGREVPLEAGLGFAIREGGRTVGAGTVTVVG; this is encoded by the coding sequence ATGTCCAAGACGGCCTACGTCCGCACGAAACCGCATCTCAACATCGGCACGATGGGTCATGTCGACCACGGCAAGACCACCCTGACCGCCGCCATCACCAAGGTCCTCGCCGACCGCGGCAGCGGCACGTTCGTGCCGTTCGACCGGATCGACCGGGCGCCCGAGGAGGCGGCGCGCGGCATCACCATCAACATCGCGCACGTGGAGTACGAGACCGACACACGGCACTACGCGCACGTCGACATGCCGGGCCATGCCGACTACGTCAAGAACATGGTCACCGGCGCCGCCCAGCTGGACGGGGCGATCCTCGTCGTCTCCGCGCTCGACGGGATCATGCCGCAGACCGCCGAACACGTCCTGCTCGCCCGGCAGGTGGGCGTCGACCACATCGTCGTCGCCCTCAACAAGGCCGACGCCGGTGACGAGGAGCTGACCGACCTGGTCGAGCTGGAGGTACGCGACCTGCTCACCGCGCACGGCTACGGCGGTGACTCCGTACCCGTCGTACGCGTCTCCGGTCTGAAGGCGCTGGAGGGCGACCCGCGCTGGACGGCGTCCGTCGAGGCGCTGCTCGATGCCGTCGACACGTATGTGCCGATGCCGGAGCGGTATCTGGACGCGCCGTTCCTGCTGTCCGTGGAGAACGTGCTGACCATCACCGGGCGGGGGACCGTGGTGACCGGCGCGGTGGAGCGGGGCACGGTGCGGGTCGGGGACCGGGTCGAGGTGCTCGGGGCGTCCGTCGAGACGGTGGTCACGGGCCTTGAGACCTTCGGCAGGCCGATGGAGGAGGCGCAGGCCGGGGACAGCGTGGCGTTGCTGCTGCGGGGGGTGGCGCGGGATGTCGTCCGGCGGGGGCATGTGGTCGCCGCGCCGGGGAGTGTCGTGCCCGGTCGTCGGTTCACCGCGCAGGTGTATGTGCTGTCCGCGCGTGAGGGTGGGCGTACGACCGCGGTGTCCAGTGGGTATCGACCGCAGTTCTATATCCGTACGGCGGATGTGGTGGGGGATGTCGACCTCGGTGAGGGGGGGGTCGCGCGGCCCGGTGACACGGTTGTCATGACGGTGGAGTTGGGGCGGGAGGTGCCGTTGGAGGCCGGGCTTGGCTTCGCCATTCGTGAGGGTGGCAGGACTGTGGGGGCGGGGACCGTGACCGTGGTGGGTTGA
- a CDS encoding spermidine synthase, with the protein MNESIPVTLDVDHGTAKLMPDVDRERAWLLTVDGAPQSYVDLDDPAHLEFEYTRRLGHVLDVVAEPGRVLDVVHLGGGALTLPRYVEATRPGSRQEVVEADKGLLELVAEHLPLPEGARVTPHAADAREWLEKAAADSADVIVADVFGGSRVPAHLTSVPYVREAARVLRGDGVYLANLPDAAPFAFLRSQLATLATEFEELVLIAEPGVLRGRRFGNAVLAAGHHALDIAALARLTAADAFPARVEHGASLRRFIGGAPAVRDEDAVPSPEPPDGSFGIG; encoded by the coding sequence GTGAACGAGTCCATCCCCGTAACCCTCGATGTCGATCACGGCACCGCCAAGCTCATGCCCGATGTCGACAGGGAAAGGGCCTGGTTGCTCACCGTCGACGGGGCGCCTCAGTCGTATGTCGATCTGGATGATCCGGCGCATCTGGAGTTCGAGTACACGCGGCGGCTCGGGCATGTGCTGGACGTCGTGGCGGAGCCGGGGCGGGTGCTGGACGTGGTGCATCTCGGGGGCGGGGCGCTCACGTTGCCCCGGTACGTGGAGGCGACGCGGCCCGGGTCCCGGCAGGAGGTCGTCGAGGCGGACAAGGGGCTGCTGGAGCTGGTGGCCGAGCATCTGCCGCTGCCGGAGGGCGCCCGGGTCACGCCGCACGCGGCGGACGCGCGGGAGTGGCTGGAGAAGGCCGCGGCGGACTCGGCCGATGTGATCGTCGCCGATGTGTTCGGCGGTTCGCGGGTGCCGGCGCATCTCACGTCCGTTCCCTACGTCCGTGAGGCCGCGCGGGTGCTGCGCGGCGACGGGGTCTATCTCGCCAACCTTCCCGACGCCGCGCCGTTCGCCTTTCTGCGGTCCCAGCTCGCCACTCTGGCCACGGAGTTCGAGGAGCTGGTGCTGATCGCCGAGCCGGGAGTGCTGCGGGGGCGGCGGTTCGGGAACGCGGTGCTCGCCGCCGGGCATCACGCCCTCGACATCGCCGCCCTGGCGCGGCTCACGGCCGCCGACGCCTTTCCGGCCCGGGTCGAACACGGCGCTTCTCTGCGGCGGTTCATCGGGGGAGCGCCGGCGGTGCGGGACGAGGACGCCGTGCCGTCACCCGAGCCCCCCGACGGGTCGTTCGGCATCGGCTGA
- a CDS encoding MFS transporter — protein MPTTTRRPAWAGRNYSLLTAAAVVTNLGSHGALVAAAFAVLETGGDSGDVGLVAAARTLPLVLFLLIGGAVADRLPRHHVMVAANALNCLSQAAFAALVLTGQPLLWQMMLLAALGGTGQAFFGPAAEGMLMSSVDGEQAGRAFAVFRMAMQGAALGGAALGGAMVAAIGPGWVLAADAAAFALAGALRAFLDVGHIAPRAPGGGMLADLREGWREFAGRPWLWAIVLQFSIANAVVAAAEAVYGPLVARDHLGGAGPWGLALAAFGAGTVAGALLMTRWKPRRLLLAGTLCVFPLALPAAALAVPVPVGVLFAVMFVAGATVEVFGVSWMTALHQEIPEDKLSRVSAYDWFGSVALSPLATAGAGPAEEAFGRTTALWGCAGLVVLVTAAALCVPDVRDLRRRTTSVAQSGSERASADAERPVGGLG, from the coding sequence GTGCCCACCACCACCCGTCGCCCCGCCTGGGCGGGCCGCAACTACTCCCTGCTGACCGCCGCCGCGGTCGTCACCAATCTGGGCAGCCACGGCGCCCTGGTCGCGGCGGCGTTCGCCGTTCTCGAAACGGGCGGTGACAGCGGTGACGTCGGCCTGGTCGCGGCGGCACGGACACTCCCGCTGGTGCTGTTCCTGCTGATCGGCGGCGCCGTCGCGGACCGGCTGCCCCGGCACCATGTGATGGTCGCGGCCAACGCCCTGAACTGCCTGTCCCAGGCCGCCTTCGCCGCGCTCGTGCTGACCGGGCAGCCCCTGCTGTGGCAGATGATGCTGCTCGCCGCCCTGGGCGGAACCGGCCAGGCCTTCTTCGGCCCGGCCGCCGAGGGCATGCTGATGTCCTCGGTCGACGGGGAGCAGGCGGGCCGCGCGTTCGCGGTGTTCCGGATGGCGATGCAGGGCGCGGCCCTCGGCGGTGCCGCGCTCGGCGGGGCCATGGTCGCCGCGATCGGGCCCGGCTGGGTGCTCGCGGCGGACGCCGCGGCCTTCGCGCTCGCCGGTGCGCTGCGCGCCTTCCTCGACGTCGGCCACATCGCGCCGCGCGCACCGGGCGGCGGGATGCTCGCCGATCTGCGGGAGGGCTGGCGGGAGTTCGCCGGCCGGCCCTGGCTGTGGGCCATCGTCCTGCAGTTCTCGATCGCCAACGCCGTGGTGGCCGCCGCCGAAGCGGTGTACGGCCCCCTCGTCGCCCGCGACCATCTCGGCGGCGCGGGCCCCTGGGGTCTCGCCCTGGCGGCGTTCGGGGCGGGCACGGTCGCCGGTGCCCTGCTGATGACCCGCTGGAAACCCCGCCGCCTGCTCCTCGCGGGCACCCTGTGCGTGTTCCCGCTGGCCCTGCCCGCGGCCGCGCTCGCCGTCCCGGTCCCCGTCGGGGTCCTGTTCGCGGTGATGTTCGTCGCGGGCGCGACCGTCGAGGTGTTCGGCGTCTCCTGGATGACGGCACTGCACCAGGAGATCCCCGAGGACAAGCTCTCCCGCGTCTCGGCGTACGACTGGTTCGGCTCCGTCGCGCTGTCACCGCTCGCCACGGCCGGGGCGGGCCCGGCGGAGGAGGCGTTCGGCCGTACGACGGCGTTGTGGGGCTGCGCGGGCCTGGTCGTCCTGGTCACGGCCGCCGCGCTGTGCGTACCGGACGTACGTGACCTCCGACGGAGGACCACCTCGGTGGCCCAGAGCGGCAGCGAACGCGCGTCAGCCGATGCCGAACGACCCGTCGGGGGGCTCGGGTGA
- a CDS encoding DUF4442 domain-containing protein, with protein sequence MSADQMSIGEMLAATVPMARTLNLEFLETTPERAVVSLPDQSDYHNHVGGPHAGAMFTLGESASGAIVLAAFGDQLSRAVPLAVSAEIAYKKLAMGAVTATATLGRPAAEVVAELDAGGRPEFPVAIAIQRADGAVTGEMTVVWTLRPNG encoded by the coding sequence ATGAGCGCAGACCAGATGTCCATCGGCGAGATGCTCGCCGCCACGGTGCCCATGGCCCGGACCCTCAACCTCGAGTTCCTCGAGACCACGCCGGAGCGGGCGGTGGTGTCCCTGCCGGACCAGAGCGACTACCACAACCATGTGGGCGGCCCGCACGCCGGCGCGATGTTCACGCTCGGCGAGTCCGCGAGCGGGGCGATCGTGCTGGCCGCGTTCGGGGACCAGCTCTCGCGTGCCGTGCCGCTCGCCGTCAGTGCCGAGATCGCCTACAAGAAGCTGGCGATGGGCGCGGTCACGGCGACCGCGACCCTCGGCCGCCCGGCCGCCGAGGTCGTCGCGGAACTGGACGCGGGCGGGCGTCCCGAGTTCCCGGTGGCCATCGCCATCCAGCGGGCCGATGGCGCCGTGACCGGTGAGATGACGGTCGTCTGGACGCTGCGTCCCAACGGCTGA
- the galU gene encoding UTP--glucose-1-phosphate uridylyltransferase GalU: MIDPHASTPVTPARTTGTARTVRKAVVPAAGLGTRFLPATKATPKEMLPVVDKPAIQYVVEEAAAAGLDDVLMVTGRHKRAIEDHFDHAFELEQTLAAKGDTVRLDAVRDPALLASIHHIRQGDPLGLGHAVLCARRHVGDQPFAVLLGDDLIDPRETLLSRMLDVRDRRLGSVVALMEVPLEQIHLYGCAAVEPAGEEDVVRVTGLVEKPARQDAPSRYAVIGRYVLDPAVFGVLERTPPGRGGEIQLTDALQELAAGGTVHGVVFKGPRYDTGDKADYLRTVVRLACDRPDLGPEFVTWLKGFVAELDGAPTVPAPTVPAPARHIAA; this comes from the coding sequence ATGATCGACCCCCACGCTTCCACGCCGGTCACCCCCGCCCGAACCACCGGCACCGCCCGCACCGTCCGCAAGGCGGTCGTCCCCGCCGCCGGCCTCGGCACCCGCTTCCTGCCCGCCACGAAGGCGACGCCCAAGGAGATGCTGCCGGTCGTCGACAAGCCGGCCATCCAGTACGTCGTCGAGGAGGCGGCAGCGGCGGGACTCGACGACGTCCTGATGGTCACCGGCCGGCACAAGCGGGCCATCGAGGACCACTTCGACCACGCCTTCGAACTGGAGCAGACCCTCGCCGCCAAGGGCGACACCGTACGGCTGGACGCGGTGCGCGACCCCGCCCTGCTGGCGAGCATCCACCACATCCGGCAGGGCGACCCGCTCGGCCTCGGCCACGCCGTGCTCTGCGCCCGCCGCCATGTCGGCGACCAGCCCTTCGCGGTCCTCCTCGGCGACGACCTGATCGACCCGCGCGAGACCCTGCTCAGCCGGATGCTCGACGTCCGCGACCGCCGGCTCGGCAGCGTGGTCGCCCTGATGGAGGTCCCGCTGGAGCAGATCCACCTCTACGGCTGCGCCGCCGTCGAACCGGCCGGCGAGGAGGACGTCGTCCGTGTCACCGGCCTGGTGGAGAAGCCGGCCCGGCAGGACGCGCCGAGCCGCTACGCCGTCATCGGGCGCTACGTCCTCGACCCGGCCGTCTTCGGTGTCCTGGAGCGCACCCCGCCGGGCCGGGGCGGCGAGATCCAGCTCACCGACGCCCTCCAGGAGCTGGCCGCGGGCGGCACGGTGCACGGAGTCGTCTTCAAGGGCCCGCGCTACGACACCGGGGACAAGGCCGACTATCTGCGCACGGTGGTCCGGCTGGCCTGCGACCGGCCCGACCTGGGGCCGGAGTTCGTGACGTGGCTCAAGGGGTTCGTCGCGGAGCTGGACGGCGCCCCCACCGTCCCCGCGCCCACCGTCCCCGCCCCCGCACGGCACATCGCCGCCTGA
- a CDS encoding RICIN domain-containing protein codes for MQSPYPPRPPYPPRPGAGPAESDRNLLARVGEPGEGPRAVALLLSRHWRAVHEYAVICLASSADSASMAAAAAFRRELAGPGVGALRPRLLAAVRDLVGEWAADDGISVVLPELRKPVGARGLRAARSTTAERRRLAERAFRSLPAASQCLLWHTEVEAEPISVPAGLLGVDPRTASAALEQAREQFRTGCVRAHRELAPTQECRYYNRLLDVPMRRGGALLPDVQRHLMACRYCRHAAEQLSHFEGGLEDLLVETVLGWGARRYLASRPGRDGGPSALPASPAGGRHRSRAHALPAGGRLGTPRKHTKALAAAVGLTSLVLLATLLAARGWSEEGGTAGPEVTWGAVSGHSVDAGGAGASSRESSSADGAPSAASAGNPAEVARGRLRNLDAGLCLDVRGGRLRSDARVLLTACSDGSPLWSYRDDGLLTSAADPTLCLGSDTAERSVGLAGCLVHAGVVRYDLTVRGELLPRGGKGLAVAPGKNRHVIVTGRDGSEAQRWALEPAVSREEAGESRKERSEDSRAVPRENGQEKRENGQEKKGPYADAPSAHPPESPRAKSEQQPPPDRYEPRIAQVGCCDEPDPRAAPGSEVVGRVTADVARTALTLHAATLP; via the coding sequence GTGCAATCCCCGTACCCCCCACGCCCGCCGTACCCGCCGCGACCCGGAGCGGGGCCGGCGGAGTCCGACCGCAATCTTCTCGCCCGGGTCGGCGAACCCGGTGAAGGCCCGCGCGCCGTCGCGCTGTTGCTCTCGCGGCACTGGCGGGCCGTCCATGAGTACGCCGTGATCTGTCTGGCGTCCTCGGCGGACTCGGCGTCGATGGCGGCCGCGGCCGCTTTCCGCCGGGAGCTCGCCGGACCGGGCGTCGGCGCACTGCGACCCCGGCTGCTCGCGGCCGTGCGGGACCTGGTCGGGGAGTGGGCCGCCGACGACGGCATTTCCGTCGTACTGCCGGAACTCCGCAAACCCGTCGGCGCCCGAGGGCTGCGCGCCGCCCGGTCCACGACAGCCGAAAGGCGGCGCCTGGCGGAACGCGCGTTCCGGTCTCTTCCCGCGGCTTCCCAATGCCTGCTCTGGCACACGGAGGTCGAGGCCGAGCCCATATCCGTACCGGCCGGTCTGCTGGGGGTCGACCCCCGCACCGCGTCGGCCGCTCTGGAACAGGCGCGCGAGCAATTCCGGACGGGGTGCGTACGGGCGCACCGGGAACTCGCGCCGACACAGGAATGCCGGTACTACAACCGCTTGCTGGACGTTCCCATGCGCCGCGGCGGGGCTCTGCTGCCGGATGTGCAACGGCATTTGATGGCCTGCCGCTACTGCCGGCACGCCGCCGAGCAACTCAGCCATTTCGAGGGCGGTCTGGAGGATCTGCTCGTCGAGACCGTGCTCGGCTGGGGCGCCCGCCGCTACCTCGCATCACGGCCGGGCCGGGACGGAGGCCCCAGCGCCCTTCCGGCATCCCCGGCCGGTGGCCGGCACCGCTCGCGGGCCCACGCCCTGCCGGCGGGCGGCCGGCTCGGGACCCCGAGGAAACACACGAAGGCGCTGGCCGCCGCGGTCGGGCTGACCTCCCTCGTGCTGCTCGCGACCCTGCTCGCGGCCCGGGGCTGGTCGGAGGAGGGCGGTACCGCCGGCCCCGAGGTCACCTGGGGAGCGGTCAGCGGTCATTCGGTCGACGCGGGCGGCGCGGGGGCGTCGTCCCGGGAGTCGTCCTCGGCCGACGGCGCTCCGTCGGCCGCGTCCGCGGGCAACCCCGCCGAAGTGGCCCGCGGGCGGCTGCGCAACCTCGACGCCGGGCTGTGCCTCGACGTCCGGGGCGGCCGGCTCCGGAGCGACGCCCGTGTCCTGCTGACCGCCTGCTCCGACGGGTCCCCGCTGTGGTCGTACCGGGACGACGGCCTGCTGACCAGCGCCGCCGACCCGACGCTCTGCCTCGGCTCCGACACCGCCGAGCGGTCGGTCGGCCTGGCCGGATGTCTCGTGCACGCCGGGGTCGTGCGCTACGACCTGACCGTGCGCGGCGAACTCCTGCCGCGCGGCGGCAAGGGACTGGCCGTCGCCCCCGGAAAGAACCGGCATGTGATCGTCACCGGGCGCGACGGATCCGAGGCGCAACGCTGGGCGCTGGAACCGGCGGTCTCCCGCGAGGAGGCGGGGGAGTCGCGGAAGGAGCGGTCCGAGGACTCCCGGGCCGTACCGCGGGAGAACGGCCAAGAGAAGCGGGAGAACGGCCAGGAGAAGAAGGGGCCCTACGCCGATGCCCCCTCGGCACACCCGCCCGAGTCCCCGCGGGCCAAGTCCGAGCAGCAGCCACCGCCGGACCGCTACGAGCCACGGATCGCCCAGGTGGGCTGCTGCGACGAGCCCGACCCGCGTGCGGCGCCCGGCTCCGAGGTGGTCGGGCGGGTGACCGCCGACGTGGCAAGGACCGCGCTGACCTTGCACGCCGCGACGCTTCCGTAG
- a CDS encoding beta-glucosidase family protein: MTDSVSRFPRRSALRLLGGAVAVVAAATGGFAPASRAHAREGRGRSADARVEELLARLTLDEKISLLHGATDPRPLGQAGYVPGVARLGIPPLRLADGPAGVRVTRHATALPAPVLLASAFDPDLARRYGQVIGREGRALGQDVLLSPMVNLIRTPYAGRNFETFSEDPLLSAHLVAAEIEGIQGEGLIATVKHFALNNQERDRTSVDVRVDERTLHETELRGFEAAVKAGTGAVMGAYNKVNGTFACENEELLTGVLRERWGFTGWVMTDWSAAHSTREALMAGLDMEMPDGTHFGTPLTSAVRDGGVPERHVDRAVRRVLTVMDRFGLLGDTVPRRPDRDAKAGAAVAREVAEAGATLLRNAHGTLPLTAGGSIAVIGPTGARPLVSGGGSAHVVPEHADSPLDGIRTRAARVTYALGEDAFGKPLPPSALDPAFDTEGRRVDAGRTWTYDGTLTVTEAEAGDDWTFVLHYSGTPPLRPKVLLDGEELFPLVPGWDEYFMGGLLTHAADGLSVRRRTLKPAKGTHRLKITAPGGDTGQLFRLRRVTAATRAEDVAEAVRAARSARDVVLFAYEDAIEGQDRTTIALPGNQERLIEAVTAANPRTTVVLNTSSATSMPWLERTGAVLQMYYPGQEGAAATAAVLFGERDPGGRLTQSFPADDDHHPVAGDPRRYPGVNGTEHYTEGVHVGHRWYDAEDVAPLFPFGHGLSYTTFAYTDPDARWTADGLDVAFTVRNTGPRDGVAVPQVYAGPAPDLRLDQPVRVLAGYRRLSLRAGEKRRVTVRVEPRALSSWDPKMHDWVLGTGRRILWIGASSRDRRLRTSVRVGG; this comes from the coding sequence ATGACCGACTCCGTCTCCCGTTTCCCCCGGCGGTCCGCCCTTCGTCTGCTCGGCGGGGCGGTCGCCGTGGTCGCGGCGGCCACCGGCGGGTTCGCCCCGGCTTCCCGTGCGCACGCGCGGGAGGGACGCGGCCGGAGCGCCGACGCCCGGGTCGAGGAGCTGCTCGCCCGGCTCACCCTCGACGAGAAGATCTCCCTGCTGCACGGCGCCACCGACCCGCGCCCGCTCGGCCAGGCGGGCTACGTCCCCGGAGTGGCACGGCTCGGCATCCCGCCCCTGCGTCTCGCCGACGGCCCGGCCGGTGTCCGTGTCACCCGGCACGCCACCGCCCTGCCCGCCCCCGTCCTGCTGGCCTCCGCCTTCGACCCCGACCTGGCCAGGCGCTACGGCCAGGTCATCGGACGGGAGGGGCGTGCCCTCGGCCAGGACGTGCTGCTGTCCCCGATGGTCAACCTCATCCGCACCCCGTACGCGGGCCGCAATTTCGAGACCTTCAGCGAGGACCCGCTGCTCTCCGCGCATCTGGTCGCCGCCGAGATCGAGGGCATCCAGGGTGAGGGACTCATCGCGACCGTCAAGCACTTCGCGCTCAACAACCAGGAGCGCGACCGCACCTCGGTGGATGTGCGCGTCGACGAACGGACCCTGCACGAGACCGAGCTGCGCGGCTTCGAAGCGGCCGTCAAGGCCGGCACGGGCGCGGTGATGGGCGCGTACAACAAGGTCAACGGCACCTTCGCCTGCGAGAACGAGGAGCTGCTCACCGGCGTCCTGCGCGAGCGGTGGGGATTCACCGGCTGGGTGATGACCGACTGGTCCGCCGCGCACAGCACCCGCGAGGCCCTCATGGCGGGCCTCGACATGGAGATGCCCGACGGCACCCACTTCGGCACGCCGCTCACCTCGGCCGTGCGCGACGGCGGCGTGCCCGAACGCCACGTCGACCGGGCCGTACGCCGCGTCCTGACCGTCATGGACCGTTTCGGACTGCTCGGCGACACCGTCCCGCGCCGCCCCGACCGCGACGCGAAGGCGGGCGCGGCCGTCGCACGCGAGGTCGCCGAGGCGGGCGCCACCCTGCTGCGCAACGCCCACGGCACCCTGCCCCTGACCGCCGGCGGGAGCATCGCGGTGATCGGGCCGACCGGCGCCCGGCCCCTGGTCAGCGGCGGCGGCAGCGCCCATGTCGTGCCCGAGCACGCCGACAGCCCCCTCGACGGCATCCGGACGCGCGCCGCACGGGTGACCTACGCCCTCGGCGAGGACGCCTTCGGCAAGCCCCTCCCGCCCAGCGCGCTCGACCCCGCCTTCGACACCGAGGGCCGGCGCGTCGACGCCGGCCGCACCTGGACGTACGACGGCACCCTCACGGTGACCGAAGCCGAGGCCGGAGACGACTGGACGTTCGTCCTCCACTACTCCGGCACGCCCCCGCTCCGCCCGAAGGTCCTCCTCGACGGAGAGGAACTGTTCCCCCTGGTGCCCGGCTGGGACGAGTACTTCATGGGCGGCCTGCTCACCCACGCGGCCGACGGCCTGTCCGTCCGCCGCAGGACCCTGAAACCGGCCAAGGGAACGCACCGGCTGAAGATCACCGCACCGGGCGGAGACACCGGCCAGCTGTTCCGGCTGCGCCGCGTCACCGCCGCGACCCGGGCCGAGGATGTCGCGGAGGCCGTACGAGCCGCCCGCTCCGCCCGGGACGTCGTCCTGTTCGCCTACGAGGACGCCATCGAGGGCCAGGACCGTACGACCATCGCCCTGCCCGGCAACCAGGAACGGCTCATCGAGGCCGTGACGGCGGCCAACCCGCGCACCACCGTCGTCCTCAACACCTCCTCCGCCACGTCGATGCCGTGGCTGGAACGCACCGGCGCCGTGCTCCAGATGTACTACCCGGGCCAGGAAGGCGCGGCCGCCACCGCCGCCGTCCTCTTCGGGGAGCGCGATCCCGGCGGCCGCCTCACCCAGAGCTTCCCCGCCGACGACGACCACCATCCCGTCGCCGGGGACCCCCGCCGCTACCCCGGCGTGAACGGCACCGAGCACTACACGGAGGGCGTCCACGTCGGCCACCGCTGGTACGACGCCGAGGACGTGGCGCCGCTGTTCCCCTTCGGCCACGGACTGTCGTACACGACCTTCGCCTACACGGATCCGGACGCGCGCTGGACCGCCGACGGACTCGATGTCGCCTTCACCGTCCGCAACACCGGCCCGCGTGACGGTGTCGCCGTGCCGCAGGTGTATGCGGGACCGGCCCCGGACCTCCGGCTCGACCAGCCGGTCCGCGTCCTGGCCGGGTACCGCAGGCTCTCCCTGCGGGCGGGGGAAAAGCGGCGCGTGACCGTACGCGTCGAGCCGCGCGCCCTCTCCTCCTGGGACCCGAAGATGCACGACTGGGTGCTCGGCACCGGCCGGCGCATCCTCTGGATCGGGGCGTCGTCACGGGATCGGCGGCTGCGCACGAGCGTACGGGTGGGCGGCTGA